In Chitinivibrionia bacterium, a single window of DNA contains:
- a CDS encoding translocation/assembly module TamB, giving the protein MKTVKIIFVIIIFIALTVITATCFLLFSSFGQQKIISIVNTKIDGEIAVEKLSLNFFEFSVKIKNASFSMPENGMFASLESLRAAVDFNALVRNRKIIVKYLEIDNPALNLELHDNEEEKNDDFDLEDFLNTGVFDLLAKRVEIKNAQITLKKEEELSLFASELNLLAQNIDLRELSLDLQVNSNKILLKTDTLNVALDALSLKISGSPKSINLKEIFVVSSVKDTIQLSGSVENPIKLENFKLDLALNSSLKSLSEYNLQLLPKENTLNLRAKVNLSGSLAKPTANVVIDVDNIRIFDVSAKDLRAQIILDREILRIDSLNVRDISAQNFVGDIFLKTLINVPQIDDFNDFSIDKLSGVIETKVKVKETTTNELLNLAAKAQLKNSVVNLDFLKVNARNLDLLEVRGKYNIEKEIVAANVRVFPQNINDFSDFFETPLESAIISADIAVAGSINSPKLDFSAVAEKIKFEDFFVDRIEVAGNYSGTLGAGSGNISVKSDALENPFQSISQFLAEISIKDSLINLENLSFFITPDDIVQISGSYNLNGEYSVFLRIPNLNLEEIAAISELEVSGVGKIEISAAGNINEEIPLPKTANIALEFNALNYQNFSEFGFGNSQNIYAEIKNNKIFLAANGIITMKNDSLNKITFNENGEIKLYDFPVILIEEWKINLSGGGNFLTNEFSLSAKTEIPLKRFSPMVEEFLDSLDGTANINANVEISADREIPKIEAFVFLQNISGNIAYLEQKLHSFSGKITYKDDIAKIEDLSGMIDNGRFSIAGIVNLEDMQNPRGNIDVIIERILANYQDMGSITVDGKISAALSQNSASVSGNIDILDAIFFQDVNTNIFNVSGIANQRTAFGNVREEASLRARQQSNFPIDLNLTIRQRGDIIVDNNLAYMSLVPDILIGGTAQFPSVSGRLTVEDGEIHFNRNTFQISQGIIDFTDPFSVRPELDIVAETEIDDYEITMRISGDPQSELFFEFSSQPALDDNDILSLILFGRIGFEMRDEIANVLLDNLMGRTDSRDLRISYRDGDISMAMTRNLSRRLSLEYSAQTVGGEAVQTGTATFRLSDFLRLKAYSSTNDQAGVQLEAAFERRR; this is encoded by the coding sequence GTGAAAACTGTAAAAATTATTTTTGTAATTATCATATTTATCGCGCTTACAGTAATTACCGCGACGTGTTTTTTATTGTTTTCGAGTTTTGGACAACAGAAAATCATTTCTATTGTCAATACAAAAATAGACGGAGAAATCGCCGTTGAAAAATTGTCGCTGAACTTTTTTGAATTTTCCGTCAAAATAAAAAACGCGAGTTTTTCTATGCCCGAAAACGGAATGTTCGCCTCGCTTGAAAGCCTTAGAGCCGCCGTAGATTTTAACGCTCTTGTAAGAAACAGAAAAATAATTGTTAAGTATTTGGAAATTGACAACCCCGCGCTAAATTTAGAATTACACGACAACGAAGAAGAAAAAAACGACGACTTTGATTTGGAAGATTTTCTTAATACGGGAGTTTTCGACTTATTGGCAAAAAGAGTAGAAATAAAAAACGCCCAAATTACGCTTAAAAAAGAAGAGGAACTTTCGCTTTTTGCCTCCGAACTTAATTTACTTGCCCAAAACATTGATTTACGGGAATTATCGCTCGACTTGCAAGTTAATTCCAACAAAATCTTACTGAAAACGGATACGCTGAATGTTGCTTTAGACGCGCTTTCGCTTAAAATAAGCGGCTCGCCCAAAAGCATAAACCTGAAAGAAATTTTTGTCGTAAGTTCCGTCAAAGATACGATACAGCTTTCGGGAAGCGTTGAAAATCCGATAAAACTCGAAAATTTTAAGCTCGATTTAGCGCTAAACTCCTCGCTTAAATCTTTGTCGGAGTATAACCTGCAACTTTTGCCGAAAGAAAATACTTTGAACTTGCGCGCAAAAGTAAATTTAAGCGGCTCGCTTGCAAAACCTACGGCTAATGTCGTAATTGACGTGGACAATATAAGAATTTTCGATGTCTCGGCGAAAGATTTAAGGGCGCAAATTATTCTCGACAGAGAAATATTAAGAATAGACTCTTTGAATGTTCGGGACATAAGCGCCCAAAATTTTGTCGGAGATATTTTTTTGAAAACTCTGATAAACGTCCCGCAGATAGACGATTTTAACGATTTTTCCATTGATAAACTTTCGGGAGTAATCGAAACAAAAGTAAAAGTTAAAGAAACAACAACAAACGAATTATTAAATTTGGCGGCAAAAGCGCAACTCAAAAACTCCGTTGTAAACTTGGATTTTCTTAAAGTAAACGCAAGAAATCTCGATTTGCTCGAAGTCAGGGGAAAATATAACATAGAAAAAGAAATTGTCGCGGCTAATGTTCGGGTTTTTCCGCAAAATATAAACGATTTCAGCGATTTTTTTGAAACGCCTCTTGAAAGCGCGATAATATCCGCCGATATTGCGGTTGCGGGAAGCATAAATTCCCCAAAACTTGACTTTTCGGCGGTCGCGGAAAAAATTAAATTTGAAGATTTTTTTGTGGACAGAATTGAAGTTGCGGGAAATTATTCGGGAACTCTCGGCGCAGGAAGCGGAAATATTTCCGTGAAATCGGACGCTTTGGAAAATCCGTTTCAAAGTATTTCGCAGTTTTTGGCGGAAATTTCGATTAAAGACAGCCTTATAAATCTGGAGAACTTGTCTTTCTTTATTACACCCGACGATATTGTGCAAATTTCGGGAAGCTATAATCTCAACGGCGAATATTCCGTTTTTCTGAGAATTCCCAATCTGAATTTAGAGGAGATTGCGGCAATTTCCGAGCTTGAAGTATCGGGGGTCGGAAAAATTGAGATTTCGGCGGCGGGCAACATAAACGAAGAAATTCCGCTTCCGAAAACCGCAAATATCGCGCTGGAATTTAACGCCTTAAATTATCAGAATTTTAGCGAATTCGGATTTGGAAATTCGCAAAATATTTACGCCGAAATCAAAAACAATAAAATTTTTTTGGCGGCAAACGGTATTATTACAATGAAAAACGACAGCCTTAACAAAATCACTTTTAATGAAAACGGCGAAATAAAACTTTACGATTTTCCCGTAATTTTAATAGAGGAGTGGAAAATAAATCTTTCGGGAGGCGGAAATTTTCTTACGAACGAGTTTTCGTTAAGCGCCAAAACGGAAATTCCACTGAAAAGATTTTCGCCGATGGTCGAGGAGTTTTTGGACTCTTTGGACGGAACGGCGAACATTAACGCCAACGTCGAAATCAGCGCAGACAGAGAAATTCCTAAAATAGAAGCCTTTGTTTTTCTGCAAAATATTTCGGGAAATATAGCTTATTTAGAGCAAAAACTGCATAGTTTTTCAGGAAAAATCACGTATAAAGACGATATTGCAAAAATTGAAGACCTGAGCGGAATGATTGACAACGGCAGGTTTTCGATTGCGGGCATTGTAAATTTGGAGGATATGCAAAACCCTCGCGGAAACATTGACGTTATAATCGAAAGAATACTTGCGAATTATCAGGATATGGGAAGCATTACGGTGGACGGCAAAATTTCGGCGGCGCTTTCGCAAAATTCGGCGAGTGTTAGCGGAAATATCGATATTCTCGACGCAATTTTCTTTCAGGACGTAAACACCAATATTTTTAACGTTTCGGGTATCGCCAACCAAAGAACGGCGTTTGGAAACGTGCGGGAAGAAGCTTCTTTGAGGGCTCGGCAACAATCGAATTTTCCTATAGACCTGAACTTAACCATTCGCCAGCGAGGGGACATTATCGTCGATAACAACTTGGCGTATATGTCGTTGGTTCCCGACATACTTATAGGCGGCACGGCGCAGTTTCCAAGCGTTAGCGGGCGCTTAACCGTTGAAGACGGGGAAATCCATTTTAACAGAAACACATTCCAGATAAGTCAGGGAATTATTGACTTTACCGACCCTTTTTCGGTGCGCCCCGAATTAGACATCGTCGCCGAAACGGAGATAGACGACTACGAAATAACTATGCGAATTTCGGGCGACCCGCAGTCCGAGCTGTTTTTTGAGTTTTCGTCGCAACCCGCGTTGGACGACAACGATATTTTGTCGCTTATATTATTCGGACGGATAGGATTTGAAATGCGCGACGAAATAGCAAACGTTCTTTTGGACAACTTAATGGGCAGAACGGACAGTCGAGACCTCCGAATTTCGTACAGAGACGGCGATATTTCTATGGCGATGACAAGAAATCTGTCGCGAAGACTGTCGCTTGAATATTCGGCGCAAACGGTTGGCGGCGAAGCGGTACAAACGGGAACTGCGACGTTCAGATTGTCGGATTTTCTCAGGTTAAAGGCGTACTCTTCGACTAACGATCAGGCGGGAGTTCAATTGGAGGCGGCGTTTGAAAGGAGAAGGTAG
- a CDS encoding 1-acyl-sn-glycerol-3-phosphate acyltransferase has translation MFGILKSLFILLAYIFTGGIFLLFAVPVSLLFLPFGKHKKVFSAQLSKYMKWAVSDALKFFGVLEITQITGLENIRKNAILISNHQSFFDGFIVMGHIPSIPLIKSSYKFNPLFTWVALLFDFVSLKPTTKGVAEADKKIRKLIERGETICVFPEGTRSLDGKIKKFQSLAFKIAKDTDTAILPLVIHYSKPIMSKSGESFKFSEKVDVKISILPAICPKDFETTGRLLTKSQETVEKSYQQLRQ, from the coding sequence ATGTTCGGAATACTCAAATCACTTTTTATACTTTTGGCATACATTTTTACAGGCGGGATTTTTTTGCTCTTCGCCGTTCCTGTTTCTTTGCTGTTTTTGCCTTTCGGAAAGCATAAAAAAGTTTTTTCCGCGCAACTTTCCAAATATATGAAATGGGCGGTGAGCGACGCGCTTAAATTTTTCGGCGTTCTCGAAATTACTCAAATCACAGGACTTGAAAATATCCGAAAAAATGCCATTCTTATTTCTAACCACCAAAGTTTTTTCGACGGATTTATTGTTATGGGACATATTCCGAGCATTCCGCTGATAAAGTCGTCGTATAAATTTAATCCGCTTTTTACTTGGGTAGCATTACTTTTTGATTTTGTAAGTTTAAAGCCTACGACAAAAGGCGTTGCGGAGGCGGACAAAAAAATCCGCAAATTGATTGAGCGCGGCGAAACTATCTGCGTTTTTCCCGAAGGCACGCGAAGTTTAGACGGCAAAATCAAAAAATTTCAATCTCTTGCGTTCAAAATCGCAAAAGATACGGATACCGCAATACTTCCGCTTGTAATTCATTATTCAAAACCGATTATGAGCAAAAGCGGCGAAAGTTTTAAGTTTAGCGAAAAAGTCGATGTGAAAATCAGTATTTTGCCCGCGATTTGTCCTAAAGATTTCGAGACAACCGGAAGATTACTTACGAAATCGCAGGAAACCGTAGAGAAATCTTATCAACAATTGCGTCAATAG
- a CDS encoding bifunctional oligoribonuclease/PAP phosphatase NrnA — MTWSDLTQIVEQNHSFLICAHENPDGDSIGSQLAFYKYLKNLGKETVICNKDKTPKKLSFLPNSDTISNKLPKKKFDVLLILDCSNQHRPNIENLTSFAPKLVNIDHHRDNKSYGDLNFVDGNSAATCLILYEYFKQTDVNIDADRANCLLAGILTDTGRFEFNNADGSLYLVANDLVKFGADNGKLFKKIYAESSPADLKVRAKVWGTLEFFANGKISVISMHKKLITDLGADTSATEGLSNEVMGCEGVEVGIFAKYDKQEVRFSLRSAGKIDVGEIAAEYPVGGGHKFAAGCTAKKVGLREAIDAIVDKISLRFPAIS, encoded by the coding sequence ATGACTTGGAGTGATTTAACGCAAATCGTCGAGCAAAACCATTCTTTTTTGATTTGCGCGCACGAAAATCCCGACGGCGACAGCATAGGCTCGCAGTTGGCGTTTTACAAATATCTGAAAAATCTCGGCAAAGAAACGGTTATCTGCAATAAAGACAAAACGCCGAAAAAACTTTCCTTTTTGCCGAATTCCGATACTATATCCAATAAATTACCGAAAAAGAAATTTGACGTTTTGCTTATTTTGGATTGTTCTAATCAGCATAGACCGAATATTGAAAACCTTACAAGTTTTGCGCCGAAACTTGTAAATATCGACCACCACCGCGACAATAAAAGTTATGGCGACCTTAATTTTGTTGACGGAAACAGTGCGGCGACCTGCCTTATTTTATACGAATATTTTAAGCAAACAGACGTAAATATAGACGCCGATAGGGCAAATTGTCTGCTGGCGGGAATTTTGACTGACACAGGCAGATTTGAATTCAACAACGCCGACGGTTCGCTTTATTTGGTCGCCAATGATTTGGTGAAATTCGGCGCCGACAACGGAAAACTTTTCAAAAAAATATACGCCGAAAGCAGTCCTGCCGACCTTAAAGTTCGCGCAAAAGTTTGGGGAACGCTTGAATTTTTCGCAAACGGCAAAATAAGCGTTATTTCGATGCACAAAAAACTAATAACCGATTTAGGCGCAGACACTTCGGCAACCGAAGGACTTTCAAACGAAGTTATGGGTTGCGAGGGCGTGGAAGTCGGAATTTTTGCTAAATACGACAAGCAAGAAGTGCGCTTTTCGCTTCGTTCCGCAGGTAAAATTGACGTCGGCGAAATTGCGGCGGAATATCCTGTCGGCGGCGGGCATAAGTTTGCGGCGGGTTGCACTGCCAAAAAGGTAGGTCTCAGAGAAGCTATTGACGCAATTGTTGATAAGATTTCTCTACGGTTTCCTGCGATTTCGTAA
- the rbfA gene encoding 30S ribosome-binding factor RbfA, with translation MPQNSWYGERTSENLRREILWVVANEMNDPRLAAAMITIPSINLAKDNRNATVFVSIMTSDVERNAIIKALNYAAGFIQTTAAKRVKMRHFPKLFFKLDKSFEHSSKIDEILERVKDDLE, from the coding sequence ATGCCTCAGAATTCTTGGTACGGAGAGCGAACGAGCGAAAATTTAAGACGCGAGATTTTGTGGGTCGTTGCAAATGAAATGAACGACCCGCGACTTGCGGCGGCTATGATAACCATTCCAAGCATAAATCTTGCCAAGGATAACCGAAACGCCACTGTTTTTGTATCGATTATGACAAGCGACGTCGAACGGAATGCGATAATAAAAGCTTTGAATTACGCGGCGGGATTCATTCAGACCACTGCCGCCAAAAGAGTGAAAATGCGCCATTTCCCGAAACTGTTTTTTAAGTTGGACAAATCATTTGAACACAGCAGTAAAATAGACGAAATTTTGGAGAGGGTAAAAGATGACTTGGAGTGA
- the infB gene encoding translation initiation factor IF-2, whose translation MAIVKVSQLAKEMGLHTDAAISMLHKLGHAEIKAHNSTIDDSVKSQILEKMKEGAEIAKQRFANFESRAEKRKAFIPPAGEKSANSSTKPSEGGARPPKQQEDGENRALKLFQGGGFGNEVNRDRNRNRGGENRGRGQGENRGERNDRGDRGGEKRDFGDRKPFGDRPFGDRQGAPRGDRPHFGGQGENRDGRPPRQFGDRPDRPQGDRPYQPRGDRPFGGAPREGGNSFGGQRDGGGRGGFGNRDGQGGGQRTNFGDRKPFGDRGERRDFGAPRDSGNNVIDAALAKELADKQALLQTNEDSGNRKKKSNNKKSSAKDKFERRKEQEIEMKANVRKITNKIDSGSKGKKKYKKERSEDGELEEESNIIQVSEFITVADFAKEVDEEPSTVIAKCIDLGLWVTVNQRIDFSTIQLLAEEFGFEAQLSEEFEEQESEESEENQYEAHPCPPVVTVMGHVDHGKTSLLDYIRKTNIIQGESGGITQHIAAYSVKTKHGYVTFLDTPGHEAFAAMRARGSQITDVVVLVVAADSSVMPQTKEAIDHAKAAGVPIVVAINKIDLPTANPDKIKGELANYGVLVESYGGQVQSVEISAKKGQGVDDLLDLLALETGMLDLKAPIEGNAKGVVIESELDKGKGALATVLIQSGTLRKGDVFYTGVHSGKVREMLNEQGQKIKEVKPGHPAVVLGLSGTPQAGDNFRVCKTEKEAREIAAKRRLAEKERELRNMQNVVSLANLSQKIKDGKMLALNLIVRGDVDGSVEVVAGELQKLSTDEIKVNIILKGVGGIKETDIMLARASGAIIIGFNINPNPKIKASADNSGVEIKTFRVIYELIDQVRAAMIGMLAPDIKEEVIGQVEIREVFKIPKIGIVAGCYVLEGKIERGALARQIRDDIEISHTKIDTLQRFKDQVKDVAAGFDCGLTLTKVSDYRIGDRIEVYKNVEIKRKSLER comes from the coding sequence ATGGCAATAGTAAAAGTGTCTCAATTGGCAAAAGAAATGGGTTTGCATACCGATGCAGCCATTTCTATGCTACATAAACTCGGACACGCAGAAATTAAGGCGCACAATTCGACTATCGACGACTCCGTAAAGTCCCAAATTTTGGAAAAAATGAAAGAAGGCGCGGAAATAGCGAAGCAGAGATTTGCTAATTTTGAAAGCCGCGCCGAAAAAAGAAAAGCGTTTATACCGCCCGCAGGCGAAAAAAGCGCCAATTCGTCAACAAAACCGTCGGAAGGCGGCGCTCGTCCTCCGAAACAGCAAGAAGACGGCGAAAATCGTGCGCTGAAATTATTTCAAGGCGGAGGTTTCGGCAACGAGGTTAATCGCGACCGAAACAGAAATCGAGGCGGCGAAAATCGTGGACGCGGACAAGGCGAAAACAGAGGCGAAAGAAATGACAGGGGCGACAGAGGCGGCGAAAAAAGAGATTTCGGAGACAGAAAACCATTTGGAGACCGTCCTTTCGGCGACAGGCAAGGCGCTCCCCGCGGAGACAGACCACACTTCGGCGGACAAGGCGAAAACAGAGACGGTCGCCCTCCGCGTCAGTTTGGCGACAGACCCGACAGACCACAAGGAGACAGACCATATCAACCGCGTGGCGACAGACCGTTTGGCGGCGCGCCAAGAGAAGGCGGAAATTCATTCGGCGGTCAAAGAGACGGCGGCGGACGCGGAGGTTTCGGAAATCGCGACGGACAAGGCGGCGGTCAGCGCACAAACTTCGGAGACAGAAAACCTTTTGGAGACAGAGGTGAAAGAAGAGATTTCGGCGCGCCAAGAGACAGTGGCAACAACGTAATCGACGCGGCGCTCGCAAAAGAATTAGCGGACAAACAAGCGCTTCTGCAAACCAACGAAGACAGCGGCAACAGAAAAAAGAAAAGCAACAACAAAAAAAGTTCCGCAAAAGACAAATTCGAGAGACGCAAAGAGCAAGAAATCGAAATGAAAGCAAATGTCCGCAAAATCACCAATAAAATAGACAGCGGAAGCAAAGGCAAAAAGAAATACAAAAAAGAACGTAGCGAAGACGGCGAACTCGAAGAAGAAAGCAACATAATTCAAGTCAGCGAATTCATAACAGTGGCGGACTTTGCGAAAGAAGTAGATGAAGAACCATCTACAGTCATTGCAAAATGTATAGATTTAGGGCTTTGGGTCACAGTAAATCAGCGGATTGACTTTTCGACCATCCAACTTTTAGCGGAAGAATTTGGCTTTGAAGCGCAATTGTCGGAAGAATTTGAAGAGCAAGAAAGCGAAGAAAGTGAAGAAAATCAATACGAAGCGCACCCCTGCCCGCCGGTCGTTACGGTTATGGGACACGTTGACCACGGGAAAACCTCGCTTTTGGACTACATTCGTAAAACAAACATAATACAAGGCGAATCGGGCGGAATTACTCAGCATATAGCGGCGTATTCGGTAAAAACAAAACACGGCTATGTTACATTTTTGGACACTCCCGGACACGAAGCGTTTGCGGCAATGCGCGCTCGCGGCTCGCAGATTACCGACGTTGTGGTGCTCGTTGTAGCGGCGGACTCAAGCGTTATGCCGCAGACAAAAGAGGCGATTGACCACGCAAAAGCGGCGGGAGTTCCGATAGTTGTAGCTATAAACAAAATTGACCTTCCCACGGCAAACCCCGACAAAATAAAAGGCGAGCTTGCAAATTACGGCGTTTTGGTGGAAAGCTACGGCGGACAGGTGCAAAGCGTAGAAATCTCCGCAAAAAAAGGACAAGGCGTAGATGATTTGCTCGACCTTTTGGCATTAGAAACAGGAATGCTCGACCTTAAAGCGCCCATTGAAGGAAACGCAAAAGGCGTCGTTATAGAATCCGAACTCGACAAAGGAAAAGGCGCGCTTGCGACCGTTCTTATTCAGTCGGGAACGCTCAGAAAAGGCGATGTGTTTTACACGGGCGTTCACAGCGGAAAAGTGCGCGAAATGCTCAACGAACAAGGGCAGAAAATCAAGGAAGTAAAACCGGGACACCCCGCGGTGGTCCTTGGACTTTCGGGAACTCCGCAGGCGGGCGACAACTTCAGAGTGTGCAAAACCGAAAAAGAAGCGCGCGAAATTGCGGCGAAACGTCGTCTTGCGGAAAAAGAGCGCGAACTGAGAAATATGCAGAACGTGGTATCTTTGGCAAACCTTTCGCAGAAAATTAAAGACGGGAAAATGCTTGCGCTTAACCTCATAGTTCGCGGCGACGTGGACGGTTCGGTGGAAGTGGTTGCGGGTGAATTGCAGAAACTTTCGACCGATGAAATTAAGGTTAATATAATCCTTAAAGGCGTTGGCGGAATTAAGGAAACCGACATTATGCTTGCGCGCGCTTCGGGTGCGATAATAATAGGATTTAACATAAATCCCAACCCGAAAATTAAGGCGAGCGCAGACAATTCGGGCGTTGAAATTAAGACGTTCCGCGTAATTTACGAGCTCATAGACCAAGTAAGAGCGGCAATGATAGGAATGCTTGCGCCCGACATAAAAGAAGAGGTTATCGGACAAGTGGAAATTCGCGAAGTGTTCAAAATTCCCAAAATCGGAATTGTGGCGGGTTGCTACGTTCTGGAAGGAAAAATCGAGCGCGGCGCATTGGCGCGGCAAATTCGCGACGACATCGAAATTTCTCACACTAAAATCGACACGCTTCAGCGATTTAAAGACCAAGTTAAGGACGTTGCGGCAGGATTTGACTGCGGCTTAACGCTTACAAAAGTGTCCGATTATCGAATTGGCGACCGAATTGAAGTGTATAAGAACGTAGAAATTAAACGTAAGAGCTTGGAGCGGTAA
- the nusA gene encoding transcription termination factor NusA, giving the protein MAKKDKELKKGIELATFLAELGKDTKAFNPDKGASLSRVLELLEESLATVVQKSLEDKPAVSVKINKNTGEIVAYSYLTVVGDEDMTDPYTQITVSEAKEEYDSAAEVGDEVILDDDLDVSQFGRMAMLHTKQLLSQKVKDSEREKIKEEFSTRMGELVSGDVRAIEKGNIVIDLGKTDAILPRNQQIKGDRYSQGDRVKAVIHDVKDSTKGAQVILSRTTPTFLQRLLEVEIPEIYQKTIRIVKIERNPGFRAKVALETSDSRVDPVGACLGMRGSRIQTIVRELANERIDVFVWEDDVVKLARKVLASAKISNVMPVGEKKVVLVVPDEELAKAIGKDGSNIKLTSRFLDREVLIYGEDEFDDLSEEERAKILSPRGDDIEMVDADDVIFNENSDNDETHETGVANNDENSLGAQLVENGAAKALDDLAAEK; this is encoded by the coding sequence TTGGCAAAGAAAGACAAAGAACTTAAAAAAGGTATTGAACTTGCCACATTTTTGGCGGAGTTGGGAAAGGATACAAAGGCGTTTAACCCCGATAAGGGTGCGAGTTTGAGCCGCGTGTTGGAACTGCTTGAAGAATCGTTGGCGACAGTGGTGCAGAAATCTCTCGAAGACAAGCCTGCCGTTTCCGTCAAAATTAACAAAAACACGGGCGAAATTGTCGCTTATTCTTATTTGACCGTTGTCGGCGACGAGGATATGACCGACCCGTACACCCAAATTACCGTAAGCGAAGCAAAAGAAGAATACGACAGCGCCGCCGAAGTAGGCGACGAAGTTATTTTGGACGACGATTTGGATGTAAGCCAATTCGGAAGAATGGCGATGTTGCACACCAAACAGCTCCTTTCGCAAAAGGTTAAAGACAGCGAACGCGAAAAAATCAAAGAAGAATTTTCGACAAGAATGGGCGAATTGGTTTCGGGCGACGTTCGGGCTATCGAAAAAGGCAACATTGTTATCGACCTCGGAAAAACAGACGCGATACTGCCGAGAAATCAGCAGATTAAGGGCGACAGATACTCGCAGGGCGACAGAGTTAAGGCGGTTATTCACGACGTAAAAGACAGCACAAAAGGCGCGCAGGTTATCCTTTCGCGCACAACGCCGACGTTCTTACAACGCCTTTTGGAAGTGGAAATTCCCGAAATTTACCAAAAGACAATTCGTATCGTGAAAATAGAAAGAAATCCCGGTTTCAGAGCAAAAGTTGCGCTCGAAACAAGCGATTCGCGAGTTGACCCCGTGGGCGCGTGTTTGGGTATGCGCGGAAGCCGTATTCAGACCATCGTTCGCGAACTTGCAAACGAGAGAATTGACGTTTTTGTCTGGGAAGACGACGTTGTAAAACTCGCAAGAAAAGTGCTTGCTTCGGCAAAAATTTCAAATGTAATGCCTGTAGGCGAAAAGAAAGTGGTTTTGGTTGTTCCCGACGAAGAACTTGCAAAAGCTATCGGAAAAGACGGTTCTAACATTAAACTTACCTCAAGATTTTTGGACAGAGAAGTGCTTATTTACGGCGAGGACGAATTTGACGACTTGAGCGAAGAAGAAAGAGCAAAAATTCTCTCGCCAAGAGGAGACGACATTGAAATGGTTGACGCCGACGACGTTATTTTTAACGAAAATTCGGACAACGACGAAACTCACGAGACAGGTGTTGCAAACAATGACGAAAATTCGCTCGGCGCGCAACTCGTGGAAAACGGTGCGGCAAAAGCGCTTGACGACTTAGCCGCCGAAAAATGA
- a CDS encoding ribosome maturation factor RimP — MPDFLYLNSGQMMKLDEKVIEEIEKIVVGCNAELFDIKYFFSGKTAILRIFADTPNRITLDECSEISRKVSDYLDEIDFSNGAYTLEVSSPGITRVLESVKDFERVIGKDVSVRYKDDDKKSRKKVGVLKSASAEKLVFEDGEEVKFGAILNGKLTINI, encoded by the coding sequence ATGCCCGATTTTTTGTATCTTAATTCGGGGCAAATGATGAAACTTGACGAAAAAGTTATTGAGGAAATTGAAAAAATCGTAGTAGGTTGCAACGCGGAACTCTTCGATATTAAATACTTTTTTTCGGGAAAAACGGCAATTTTGCGAATTTTTGCCGACACTCCTAACCGCATAACGCTTGACGAATGCTCCGAAATCAGCAGAAAAGTCTCGGATTATCTCGACGAAATCGATTTCTCAAACGGCGCATATACGCTCGAAGTTTCGTCGCCGGGGATTACGCGAGTACTCGAAAGCGTAAAGGATTTTGAGCGGGTAATCGGCAAAGATGTTAGCGTTCGATACAAAGACGACGACAAAAAATCGCGGAAAAAAGTGGGCGTATTAAAATCGGCAAGCGCGGAAAAACTTGTGTTTGAGGACGGCGAAGAAGTAAAATTCGGCGCAATATTAAACGGAAAATTAACAATAAATATATAA